The proteins below come from a single Clarias gariepinus isolate MV-2021 ecotype Netherlands chromosome 17, CGAR_prim_01v2, whole genome shotgun sequence genomic window:
- the pla2g3 gene encoding group 3 secretory phospholipase A2, with the protein MYGRCYFLVTVYLVSVSLDFSAAGRFRTSNSNFCFWTRSISNGRTHHMFLHQTTAGKERSITLFDSIWNKQNNLVECMTSNNHAAIKGFSWKCWKARDRPFSANPDGRFNISMLVKPDGPCVAVGHPPELIMPLRRTRDLERMDYQSIYQKSGDSSQKLQRSKRAWMIPGTLWCGSGNKASAFSDLGLFEETDKCCREHDHCDQTIASFEFGYGIFNTNFFTLSHCDCDIKFRHCLHNTNNKMSDMVGYGYFNLLKMQCFEFSQRMECAERTWWGMCKHSQMSTYALVRDANDYNSTFPILEDDKLDLTIHQTVSFGDLTVTNDLIMSSDVVPEETNDKHSSLSVPQMLSVTVNTSQETELYGKTIESLKPNTTDASKTTDSPDIITDSEHRETRVSSHIKTTGSSNTTDSPDIITDSEHRETRVSSHIKTTGSSNTTDSPDIITDSEHSQTRVSSHIKTTGSSNTTDSPDIITDSEHSQTRVSLHIKTTGSSKGQTTDGPNTETTDTTKTPIPDSTNTQIPASSMIQTTDSPIIKTTVSLKTQTRYTKRPQTNITDSTEAETTSTPQIKLKDSSKPNTDSPKSETRQTTDSTTPQSTSSAKMHIHPQMETRPKGKPDTCEGYKDLDSCRYQIPALREKYGVRNSEHTTLYHCNCTARLARELAEEDEVDKVHFWLLDFVSPFCFFLPTNCTGSESCSTSSHNDPPLIERWSHGAAVWRHLAAPRRKSKRVNSKRSKRKDSPIRLHKKCLRMHSRLHQSTVKEIKKKTNPGVTV; encoded by the exons atgtatggcCGCTGCTATTTTCTGGTTACGGTATACCTTGTGTCAGTTTCGCTTGATTTCTCTGCTGCTGGTCGATTTCGGACAAGTAACAGCAATTTTTGCTTCTGGACCAGGTCTATTTCAAATGGACGCACACATCATATGTTTCTTCATCAGACTACAGCGGGCAAAGAGAGATCCATTACCTTATTTGACAGCATCTGGAACAAGCAAAACAACCTGGTGGAGTGTATGACAAGCAACAACCATGCTGCGATTAAAGGCTTTTCATGGAAGTGTTGGAAAGCTAGAGACAGGCCTTTCTCGGCCAACCCGGATGGACGCTTTAACATCAGTATGTTGGTTAAACCCGATGGCCCTTGTGTAGCTGTGGGACATCCGCCAGAACTGATAATGCCTCTGCGTAGGACCAGAGACCTTGAAAGGATGGACTATCAATCTATTTACCAGAAGAGTGGGGACAGTTCCCAAAAGCTGCAGCGTTCAAAGCGGGCATGGATGATCCCAGGGACGCTGTGGTGTGGCTCTGGGAACAAGGCATCGGCTTTTTCAGACTTAG GTTTATTTGAGGAGACTGATAAGTGCTGTAGGGAGCATGACCACTGTGACCAAACCATTGCTTCCTTCGAGTTTGGCTACGGCATTTTCAACACTAATTTCTTCACTTTATCACACTGTGACTGCGATATTAA ATTTCGCCACTGCCTTCATAACACCAATAATAAGATGTCTGACATGGTAGGTTATGGCTACTTCAACCTCCTCAAGATGCAGTGCTTTGAATTTTCACAGAGAATGGAGTGTGCAGAAAGGACATGGTGGGGCAT gtgtAAACACTCTCAGATGTCCACATATGCTCTAGTGAGGGATGCAAATGATTACAATTCCACATTCCCAATATTAGAAGATGATAAACTGGATCTAACCATCCATCAGACAGTCTCTTTTGGGGATCTTACTGTTACTAACGACTTAATAATGTCATCTGACGTTGTCCCTGAAGAAACCAATGACAAGCATTCATCGTTGTCTGTTCCGCAAATGCTATCTGTTACAGTTAATACATCTCAGGAGACTGAACTTTATGGAAAAACAATAGAATCACTAAAGCCAAATACAACAGACGCATCAAAAACAACAGACTCACCAGACATAATAACAGACTCAGAGCACAGAGAAACAAGAGTCTCATCACACATCAAAACAACAGGCTCATCAAATACAACAGACTCACCAGACATAATAACAGACTCAGAGCACAGAGAAACAAGAGTCTCATCACACATCAAAACAACAGGCTCATCAAATACAACAGACTCACCAGACATAATAACAGACTCAGAGCACAGCCAAACAAGAGTCTCATCACACATCAAAACAACAGGCTCATCAAATACAACAGACTCACCAGACATAATAACAGACTCAGAGCACAGCCAAACAAGAGTCTCATTACACATCAAAACAACAGGCTCATCAAAGGGACAAACAACAGATGGTCCAAACACAGAAACAACAGACACAACAAAAACACCAATTCCAGactcaacaaacacacaaataccgGCCTCCTCAATGATACAAACAACAGACTCgccaataataaaaacaacagtctCACTAAAGACACAGACAAGATACACAAAGAGACCACAAACCAATATAACAGACTCAACAGAAGCAGAAACAACCTCCACACCACAGATAAAGTTAAAAGACTCATCAAAACCAAACACAGACTCACCGAAGTCAGAAACAAGACAAACAACAGACTCAACAACGCCACAATCAACAAGCTCAGCAAAGATGCACATCCATCCTCAGATGGAAACCAGACCAAAAG GTAAACCGGACACATGCGAGGGTTATAAAGACCTGGACTCATGCCGCTATCAGATACCAGCACTGCGAGAGAAATATGGCGTGCGCAATTCTGAACACACCACCTTGTACCACTGCAACTGTACAGCCAG ACTTGCCAGAGAGCTTGCTGAAGAGGATGAAGTTGATAAGGTCCATTTCTGGCTGCTGGACTTTGTGTCCCCATTCTGTTTCTTTCTGCCTACGAACTGCACTGGGAGTGAAAG TTGCTCCACCTCTTCTCATAATGACCCGCCTCTTATCGAGCGCTGGAGCCACGGCGCGGCGGTTTGGCGACATCTAGCGGCTCCCAGGCGCAAATCCAAGCGAGTCAACTCCAAAAGGTCCAAGAGGAAAGACTCTCCAATCAGATTGCACAAAAAGTGTTTGAGGATGCACTCCAGGCTCCATCAATCAACAGTTAaggaaattaagaaaaaaacaaaccctgGAGTGACTGTGTAA